A window of Tautonia plasticadhaerens contains these coding sequences:
- a CDS encoding DUF1553 domain-containing protein, translating to MSLRPRDHRGPARGAVALALLGLAGLASTGLADEDPRYNRDIRPILSENCFACHGPDSASREADLRLDRPGDAFADRGGYAPIVPGDPDASELIYRVESEDELEAMPPPSSHKTLTAQQKETLRRWVASGAEYEPHWSFIPPDRPGLPVVSDPTWIRNPIDAFVLSKLDEAGLAPAPEADLRTLARRVSLDLTGLPPEPGEVEAFVEDTSPDAYEAYVDRLLASPRWGEHRSRYWLDAARYADTHGLHFDNEREMWSYRDWVIDAFNRNLPYDRFAVEQLAGDLLPDRTLDQLVATGFNRCNITTNEGGTIPEENLVGYTRDRTETFGTVFLGLTAGCAVCHDHKFDPISQREFYELAAFFNNTTQGALDGNIRDTPPIIPVPAPRDRTRWEELEAELAGARAEADSRKEEARPEFDRWLAGATPESIASHLPTEGETLLARLGEGIVPGPANALEIAGAGDFDRDAPYTASAWIKVPRRNMSGAIVARMDDGEGFRGWDLWLENNRVGGHLVHRWPGDALKVVSRAEVPRDTWTHVVISYDGSGKASGLTVAIDGQPQAVDVAADSLSGTTRAEVPLEVGRRSNSSRLDGVTIRDVRVYDRALSTVELARLSGGDRAVRLAMAPADGWPAPEVDAAFDWWLAFVDEASAGLQARLAALEAEGAEIKARGTIAHVTTERPGPAKAFVLHRGEYDRRLDEVSAGTPEILPPMGDDQPGDRLGLARWLFREDHPLTARVAVNRAWQELFGTGLVATAGDFGVTGELPSHPGLIDWLAVEFRESGWDMKKLYKLMVCSAAYRQSGAVTPEKLERDPQNRLLSRGPRFRMDGEMIRDYALAASGLLVEELGGPSVKPYQPGGVWDAVAMPESNTRFYERDRGEGLYRRSLYTFWKRAAPPASLETFNAPSREYCTVRRERTNTPLQALVTLNDVQFVEAARHLAERVLRDREASDDERIASMALRLLARPLEAEEGSIARESLGDLLAHYEGNPGDAKALVAVGESPADPTLDPGTLAAWTMLANQLMNLDEVLTK from the coding sequence ATGAGCCTTCGCCCCCGAGACCACCGAGGCCCGGCCCGAGGGGCCGTCGCGCTCGCCCTGCTGGGCCTGGCCGGCCTCGCCTCGACGGGCCTCGCCGACGAGGATCCGAGGTACAACCGGGACATCCGGCCGATCCTCTCGGAGAACTGCTTCGCCTGCCACGGCCCGGATAGCGCCTCTCGCGAGGCCGACCTCCGGCTCGACCGCCCGGGTGACGCCTTCGCCGACCGAGGGGGCTACGCCCCCATCGTCCCCGGCGACCCCGACGCCAGCGAGCTGATCTACCGGGTCGAGTCCGAGGACGAGCTGGAAGCGATGCCGCCCCCCTCGTCGCACAAAACGTTGACGGCCCAGCAGAAGGAGACGCTCCGCCGCTGGGTCGCCTCAGGGGCCGAATACGAGCCGCACTGGTCGTTCATCCCGCCCGATCGTCCCGGGCTGCCGGTGGTCTCCGACCCGACCTGGATCCGCAACCCGATCGACGCCTTCGTCCTCTCGAAGCTCGACGAGGCCGGGCTCGCCCCCGCCCCCGAGGCCGACCTCCGCACCCTGGCCCGCCGCGTCAGCCTGGACCTGACGGGCCTGCCTCCCGAGCCGGGAGAGGTCGAGGCGTTCGTGGAAGACACCTCGCCCGACGCCTATGAGGCGTACGTCGACCGCCTGCTCGCGTCTCCCCGATGGGGGGAGCACCGCTCCCGGTACTGGCTCGACGCCGCCCGATATGCCGACACGCACGGCCTGCACTTCGACAACGAGCGGGAGATGTGGTCGTACCGCGACTGGGTCATCGACGCCTTCAACCGCAACCTGCCGTACGACCGGTTCGCGGTGGAGCAGCTCGCCGGGGACCTCCTGCCCGACCGCACCCTGGACCAGCTCGTCGCCACCGGCTTCAACCGCTGCAACATCACCACGAACGAGGGCGGCACGATCCCGGAGGAGAACCTCGTCGGCTACACCCGGGACCGCACCGAGACCTTCGGCACCGTCTTCCTCGGCCTGACCGCCGGCTGCGCCGTCTGCCACGACCACAAGTTCGACCCGATCAGCCAGCGCGAGTTCTACGAGCTGGCCGCCTTCTTCAACAACACCACCCAGGGGGCCCTGGACGGCAACATCCGGGACACGCCCCCGATCATCCCCGTGCCCGCCCCCCGCGACCGCACCCGCTGGGAGGAGCTGGAGGCCGAATTGGCCGGGGCCCGCGCCGAGGCCGACTCTCGAAAGGAGGAGGCCCGGCCCGAGTTCGACCGCTGGCTCGCCGGGGCGACGCCCGAGTCGATCGCGTCACACCTCCCGACCGAGGGCGAGACGCTGCTCGCCCGGCTCGGCGAGGGGATCGTCCCGGGGCCGGCCAACGCACTGGAGATCGCCGGGGCGGGCGACTTCGACCGGGACGCCCCCTACACCGCCTCCGCCTGGATCAAGGTGCCCCGGCGGAACATGAGCGGCGCGATCGTCGCCCGGATGGACGACGGCGAGGGCTTCCGGGGCTGGGACCTCTGGCTGGAGAACAACCGGGTCGGCGGCCACCTCGTCCACCGTTGGCCCGGGGACGCGCTGAAGGTCGTCTCCCGGGCCGAGGTGCCCCGGGACACGTGGACCCACGTCGTCATCTCCTACGACGGCTCGGGCAAGGCCTCGGGGCTGACCGTCGCCATCGACGGCCAGCCCCAGGCGGTCGACGTGGCGGCCGATTCGCTCTCGGGGACGACCCGGGCCGAGGTGCCCCTGGAGGTCGGCCGGCGGAGCAACTCGAGCCGGCTCGACGGCGTGACGATCCGGGACGTGCGGGTCTATGACCGGGCGTTGTCGACCGTCGAGCTGGCCCGGCTCTCGGGGGGAGACCGCGCCGTCCGGCTGGCGATGGCCCCGGCCGACGGGTGGCCGGCCCCCGAGGTGGACGCCGCCTTCGACTGGTGGCTCGCCTTCGTCGACGAGGCGAGCGCGGGGCTCCAGGCCCGGCTCGCCGCCCTGGAGGCCGAGGGGGCCGAGATCAAGGCCCGGGGGACGATCGCCCACGTGACGACGGAGCGCCCCGGGCCGGCAAAGGCCTTCGTCCTGCACCGGGGCGAGTACGACCGGCGCCTCGACGAGGTCTCGGCGGGCACCCCCGAGATCCTGCCCCCGATGGGCGACGACCAGCCGGGCGACCGGCTGGGCCTGGCCCGCTGGCTGTTCCGGGAGGACCACCCGCTGACCGCCCGGGTCGCCGTCAACCGGGCCTGGCAGGAACTCTTCGGGACCGGCCTGGTCGCCACCGCCGGGGACTTCGGCGTCACCGGGGAACTGCCGTCGCACCCGGGGCTGATCGACTGGCTGGCGGTCGAGTTCCGGGAATCTGGCTGGGACATGAAGAAACTCTACAAGCTCATGGTCTGCTCGGCCGCCTACCGCCAGTCGGGCGCCGTCACCCCGGAGAAACTGGAACGCGACCCGCAGAATCGCCTGCTCTCCCGCGGCCCCCGGTTCCGGATGGACGGCGAGATGATCCGCGACTACGCGCTGGCGGCCAGCGGCCTGCTGGTGGAGGAGCTGGGCGGTCCGAGCGTGAAGCCGTACCAGCCGGGGGGCGTCTGGGACGCGGTCGCCATGCCGGAGAGCAACACCCGGTTCTACGAGCGGGACCGCGGCGAGGGCCTCTACCGCCGCAGCCTCTACACCTTCTGGAAGCGGGCCGCGCCGCCGGCCTCGCTGGAGACGTTCAACGCCCCGAGCCGGGAGTATTGCACCGTCCGCCGGGAGCGGACCAACACGCCGCTCCAGGCGTTGGTCACCCTCAACGACGTGCAGTTCGTCGAGGCCGCCCGGCACCTGGCCGAGCGGGTCCTGCGGGACCGGGAGGCGTCGGACGACGAGCGGATCGCCTCGATGGCCCTCCGGCTGCTCGCACGGCCACTGGAAGCCGAGGAGGGGTCGATCGCCAGGGAATCCCTGGGCGACCTGCTCGCCCACTACGAGGGGAACCCGGGCGACGCGAAGGCGCTGGTCGCCGTCGGCGAATCGCCGGCCGACCCGACGCTCGACCCGGGCACCCTGGCCGCCTGGACGATGCTGGCGAACCAGCTGATGAACCTGGACGAGGTCCTCACCAAGTAA
- a CDS encoding glycosyltransferase yields MNAAIGSTPRPAADPRPGAPCFLVSTTAGAKDIRRNMGNADYSYAFVLKAMAPVLDRLGPWQVVEQPESSLSYRACRAREQGLTPIHLCLHPPHNAYLTPDVPTVAFPFWEFPKLPDRDLGLDTRQNWKRILDRTDLVIAACRFTASTFRRSGLRPPVAVVPVPLPDSAFAVPDWDPGWAFELECRHVVFDGRPPSGDDQAPPRPRLSAADDPDRPAWQRLTGDAYRGGRDFYKAKVMRYLSEEAAEALFQAKNRLVRRTAATRILRPPLATLRLDGLVFTSIFNLGDRRKNIDDLVSAFLLAFQDRPDATLVLKLATNPDREYFELKELRTRYERMNIRHSCRVVAITDYLSDEDLASLNRATTYYLNTSKAEGACLPLQEALAAGRPGIAPRHTAMEDYLDDQVAFVIPSHPEPTYIPHDPEPRFETSWHRLNWQQLHDHLIEAARVADRDRDRYHRMAEAGRRRMRSLASRDASASALAEALRLIPESAHRRGFSWSD; encoded by the coding sequence ATGAACGCAGCCATCGGCTCGACGCCCCGTCCCGCCGCGGACCCCCGGCCGGGGGCCCCCTGCTTCCTGGTCAGCACCACGGCCGGGGCGAAGGACATCCGGCGGAACATGGGAAACGCCGACTACTCGTATGCCTTCGTCCTCAAGGCGATGGCGCCGGTGCTCGACCGCCTGGGCCCCTGGCAGGTGGTCGAGCAGCCCGAGAGCAGCCTCTCCTACCGGGCCTGTCGGGCCAGGGAGCAGGGCCTGACGCCGATCCACCTCTGCCTCCACCCGCCGCACAACGCCTACCTGACGCCGGACGTGCCCACCGTCGCCTTCCCGTTCTGGGAGTTCCCGAAGCTCCCCGACCGCGACCTGGGCCTCGACACCCGGCAGAACTGGAAGCGGATCCTCGACCGCACCGACCTGGTGATCGCCGCCTGCCGGTTCACCGCGTCGACGTTCAGGCGGTCCGGCCTGCGGCCCCCGGTGGCGGTCGTCCCCGTGCCGCTGCCCGACTCGGCCTTCGCCGTCCCCGACTGGGATCCGGGCTGGGCCTTCGAGCTGGAATGCCGCCACGTCGTCTTCGACGGCCGCCCCCCCTCGGGGGACGACCAGGCCCCCCCCCGCCCCCGGCTCTCGGCCGCCGACGACCCGGACCGGCCGGCCTGGCAGCGCCTGACCGGCGACGCCTATCGGGGCGGCCGGGACTTCTACAAGGCGAAGGTGATGCGGTACCTGAGCGAGGAGGCCGCCGAGGCCCTCTTCCAGGCCAAGAACCGCCTGGTCCGCCGGACCGCCGCCACCCGGATCCTCCGGCCCCCGCTGGCGACCCTGCGCCTCGACGGCCTGGTGTTCACCAGCATCTTCAACCTGGGGGACCGCCGGAAGAACATCGACGACCTGGTCTCCGCCTTCCTGCTCGCCTTCCAGGACCGGCCCGACGCCACGCTCGTCTTGAAGCTGGCCACCAACCCGGACCGCGAGTACTTCGAGCTGAAGGAGCTGCGGACCCGGTACGAGCGGATGAACATCCGGCACTCCTGCCGGGTGGTCGCCATCACCGATTACCTGAGTGATGAGGATCTCGCCTCGCTGAACCGGGCGACGACCTACTACCTGAACACGAGCAAGGCCGAGGGGGCCTGCCTGCCGCTCCAGGAGGCGCTGGCCGCCGGCCGGCCGGGGATCGCCCCGAGGCACACGGCGATGGAGGATTACCTGGACGACCAGGTCGCCTTCGTCATCCCCAGCCACCCCGAGCCGACCTACATCCCCCACGACCCCGAGCCCCGGTTCGAGACGTCCTGGCACCGCCTGAATTGGCAGCAGTTGCACGACCACCTGATCGAGGCCGCCCGGGTCGCCGACCGGGACCGCGACCGCTACCACCGGATGGCCGAGGCGGGCCGTCGACGGATGCGGTCCCTGGCCTCCCGGGACGCCTCGGCCTCGGCCCTGGCCGAGGCGCTGAGGCTGATCCCCGAGTCGGCCCACCGCCGGGGCTTCTCCTGGTCGGACTGA
- a CDS encoding alpha/beta hydrolase family protein, with protein MNRVAAVLIVLPGLMGDRAASQELPGTAPWGDRGSTDEAAAAMVEGLHRFLDRQTASSVGRRARHWDRDTSSPEAYARSVEPNRGRLGRIVGAVDPRVAPVAMHLAGSTEAPAELARAEGFRVLAVRWDVYADVQAEGLLLEPEGEAIADVVAMADCDVTPEAFVGLAEGLPPGSQVARLLAEAGCRVVVPVLLDRSTTSSGNPDVAMTNLSHREWIWRQGFEAGRHPIGYEVDAVRAAVDWFCRDGAPGVPIGVVGHGEGGMIALYSAALDTRIDGAWVAGAFGDRRGVWGEPIDRDVWGLLDEFGDAEIASLIAPRALAVEPCGGPTVDGPPPPVDGRSQAASGRIEPIGVREAVEEWERLRGLLGELKTPSLSIGPVDADGRPLNAGDHARGAFLDALLGRRVGRPEPAEPRWISTSPPPDPVARMGRWVRALQGHTQASIRTSELRRYDLWSEADASSPESWASSTSPFRETFREEVIGSIPEASEPLEPRSVKVLDEPGFEGYAVEIPVLPDVVASGILLLPKDLRDGERRPVVVCQHGLEGTPDPIVIPGVESPYNSYGAALADRGYVVYAPQNPYIGVDRFRQLQRKAHPLKASLFSIIVRQHERTLEWLRTLPNVDADRIALYGLSYGGKTAMRVPALVDGYCLSICSADFNEWVVKCTDLDRRLSYMYTIEYDMYEWDLASGYNYAEMAGLIAPRPFMVERGHADGVAPDEWVAYEYAKVRRLYDALGIGDRSEITFFNGGHLIQGEATFDFLTRHLDWPRGRTDSE; from the coding sequence GATGGTCGAGGGGCTGCACCGGTTCCTCGACCGCCAGACGGCATCGAGCGTCGGGCGGAGGGCCCGGCACTGGGACCGGGATACGTCTTCCCCCGAGGCCTATGCCAGGTCCGTCGAGCCGAACCGAGGGCGCCTGGGGCGGATCGTCGGCGCCGTCGACCCCCGGGTCGCCCCGGTGGCGATGCACCTGGCCGGCTCGACCGAGGCCCCGGCCGAGCTGGCGAGGGCCGAGGGCTTCCGGGTGCTGGCCGTCCGCTGGGACGTCTATGCCGACGTCCAGGCCGAGGGCCTGCTGCTCGAACCCGAGGGGGAAGCGATCGCCGACGTGGTGGCGATGGCGGACTGCGACGTGACGCCCGAGGCGTTCGTCGGGCTGGCCGAGGGGCTGCCTCCCGGGTCCCAGGTCGCCCGACTGCTGGCCGAGGCCGGGTGTCGGGTGGTCGTCCCGGTGCTGCTCGACCGGTCCACCACCTCCTCGGGCAACCCCGACGTGGCGATGACCAACCTGTCGCACCGAGAATGGATCTGGCGCCAGGGGTTCGAGGCGGGCCGGCACCCGATCGGCTACGAGGTGGACGCCGTCCGGGCGGCGGTCGACTGGTTCTGCCGGGATGGGGCGCCGGGGGTGCCGATCGGCGTGGTCGGGCACGGCGAGGGCGGGATGATCGCGTTGTACTCGGCGGCGCTGGACACCCGGATCGACGGGGCCTGGGTCGCCGGGGCCTTCGGCGATCGGCGGGGGGTCTGGGGAGAGCCGATCGATCGGGACGTCTGGGGGCTGCTCGACGAGTTCGGCGACGCCGAGATCGCCTCGCTGATCGCCCCCCGGGCGCTCGCCGTCGAGCCCTGCGGCGGGCCGACCGTCGACGGCCCCCCGCCCCCGGTCGACGGCCGATCGCAGGCCGCCTCCGGCAGGATCGAGCCGATCGGCGTCCGGGAGGCGGTCGAGGAGTGGGAGCGGCTGCGAGGCCTCCTCGGCGAGTTGAAGACGCCGAGCCTCTCCATCGGCCCGGTCGATGCCGATGGCCGGCCGCTCAACGCGGGCGATCATGCCCGGGGAGCCTTCCTCGACGCCCTGCTCGGCCGGCGGGTCGGGCGCCCCGAGCCCGCCGAGCCCCGCTGGATCTCGACCTCCCCCCCGCCCGATCCCGTTGCCCGGATGGGACGATGGGTCCGGGCGCTGCAAGGCCACACGCAGGCGTCGATCCGGACCTCGGAGTTGCGGCGTTACGACCTCTGGTCGGAGGCCGACGCCTCCTCGCCCGAGTCCTGGGCCTCCTCGACGAGCCCCTTCCGAGAGACGTTCCGCGAGGAGGTGATCGGCTCGATCCCGGAGGCGTCCGAGCCCCTGGAGCCGAGGTCGGTCAAGGTGCTCGACGAGCCGGGGTTCGAGGGATATGCCGTCGAGATCCCCGTGCTTCCGGACGTGGTCGCCTCGGGGATCCTCCTCTTGCCGAAGGACCTGCGAGACGGCGAGCGTCGGCCGGTGGTCGTCTGCCAGCACGGGCTGGAGGGGACGCCGGACCCGATCGTGATCCCCGGCGTGGAGTCGCCCTACAACTCCTACGGGGCGGCGCTGGCGGATCGGGGGTACGTCGTCTACGCACCCCAGAACCCTTACATCGGCGTGGATCGGTTCCGGCAGCTCCAGCGGAAGGCGCACCCGCTGAAGGCGTCGCTGTTCTCGATCATCGTCCGCCAGCACGAGCGGACGCTGGAATGGCTGAGGACCCTGCCGAACGTGGACGCCGACCGGATCGCCCTCTACGGGCTCTCCTACGGCGGCAAGACGGCGATGCGGGTCCCGGCGCTGGTGGACGGGTACTGCCTGTCGATCTGCTCGGCCGACTTCAACGAGTGGGTCGTCAAGTGCACGGACCTCGACCGCCGGTTGAGCTACATGTACACGATCGAGTACGACATGTACGAGTGGGACCTCGCCTCCGGCTACAACTACGCCGAGATGGCGGGCCTGATCGCCCCCCGGCCGTTCATGGTGGAGCGGGGGCACGCCGACGGCGTGGCGCCCGACGAGTGGGTGGCGTACGAGTATGCCAAGGTGAGGCGGCTCTACGACGCGCTCGGGATCGGCGACCGGTCGGAGATCACCTTCTTCAACGGCGGGCATCTCATTCAGGGGGAGGCGACGTTCGACTTCCTCACCCGGCACCTGGACTGGCCGAGAGGCCGCACCGATTCGGAGTGA